A window of Mangifera indica cultivar Alphonso chromosome 11, CATAS_Mindica_2.1, whole genome shotgun sequence contains these coding sequences:
- the LOC123228975 gene encoding ABC transporter G family member 25-like isoform X1 produces the protein MPGFAAVEPPSGHSTDGPNHPSDRPRDSSGQLPSLMSSCYPITLRFIDVCYRLKMESKAKGISIRRMINHGLASSDQRSTANIQERTILNGITGMVSPGEILAVLGPSGGGKSTLLNVLAGRLQGHGFTGTILANNKKPLKHISKRTGFVTQDDVLYPHLTVRETLIFCSLLRLPKTLTKQEKTSIAESVITELGLTKCQNTIIGNSFIRGVSGGERKRVSIAHEMLINPSLLILDEPTSGLDATAAHRLVSTLTSLAQRGKTIITSMHQPSSRVFQMFNSVLVLSEGRCLYFGKASEAMGYFASVGYSPSFPVNPADFLLDLANGVSHVDGMTERDKPNVKLSLVNSYNNLLAPKVRELCMEAINIQSKEANFIGSGHSSSIDRHGKNNNYTLGGVSNWLNQFSILLQRSLKERKHESFDALRVFQVISASLLAGMMWWHSHYLEIQDRLGLFFFISIFWGVLPSFNSVFAFPQERAIFVKERASGMYTLSSYFMSRIIGDLPMDLILPIVFLSVTYWMTGLKHEFESFLLTLLVLLGYVLVSQGLGLALGAIIMDAKQASTIVTVTMLAFVLSGGYYVHKMPSCMAWTKYISTTFYAYRLLINVQYGDGKNISSRLGCSLRHGSKGGGIENVNCKFVEEDIMGQISPVVSVGVLFFMFVGYRLLAYLALRRL, from the exons ATGCCTGGTTTCGCTGCTGTTGAACCTCCCTCAGGACATTCAACCGACGGCCCCAATCATCCCTCTGATAGGCCTCGAGATTCGAGTGGCCAGCTCCCTTCTTTAATGTCTTCTTGTTATCCTATCACTCTCAGG TTCATTGACGTTTGTTACCGATTAAAGATGGAGAGCAAAGCGAAAGGAATCAGCATCAGACGCATGATTAACCATGGACTGGCATCGTCTGATCAAAGATCAACGGCCAACATTCAAGAGAGAACAATTTTAAACGGAATCACAGGTATGGTTTCCCCGGGGGAAATCCTGGCCGTTCTTGGCCCTTCCGGCGGTGGAAAATCAACGCTTCTGAATGTACTAGCCGGGAGACTCCAAGGACACGGCTTCACCGGAACAATACTGGCCAATAACAAAAAACCACTCAAACACATCTCAAAACGCACCGGATTTGTCACTCAAGACGACGTCCTTTACCCTCACCTGACGGTCCGAGAAACCCTAATCTTCTGCTCTCTCCTCCGTCTCCCAAAAACACtaacaaaacaagaaaaaacatCAATAGCCGAGTCAGTCATCACCGAGTTAGGCTTAACGAAATGCCAAAACACTATAATCGGAAACAGTTTTATACGGGGCGTGTCCGGCGGAGAAAGAAAGCGAGTAAGTATCGCTCACGAGATGTTAATAAACCCTAGCTTACTCATTCTCGACGAACCGACGTCGGGTTTGGACGCGACGGCTGCCCACCGGCTGGTGTCGACGCTGACGTCGCTGGCACAGAGAGGGAAAACGATAATAACCTCCATGCATCAACCGTCGAGCCGAGTTTTTCAGATGTTTAATTCAGTGCTGGTGCTGAGCGAAGGGAGGTGTCTGTATTTTGGTAAAGCTAGTGAGGCTATGGGATATTTTGCTTCGGTTGGATACTCGCCGTCTTTTCCAGTGAATCCCGCTGATTTTCTCCTTGATCTTGCTAATG GTGTGTCTCATGTTGATGGAATGACCGAAAGAGATAAGCCAAATGTGAAGCTCTCTCTGGTTAATTCCTACAATAATTTATTGGCACCAAAGGTGAGAGAACTATGCATGGAAGCTATAAATATTCAATCTAAAGAAGCAAATTTCATAGGCAGCGGCCATTCTTCATCCATTGATCGACATGGGAAGAATAATAATTACACGTTGGGTGGCGTTTCAAATTGGCTGAATCAATTCTCCATTCTCCTCCAAAGAAGCCTGAAAGAACGTAAACATGAATCCTTCGACGCTCTACGTGTGTTCCAAGTAATCTCAGCTTCGCTATTAGCAGGAATGATGTGGTGGCACTCTCACTACCTTGAAATTCAAGATCGCCTCggtctcttcttcttcatttccaTCTTTTGGGGAGTTTTGCCTTCGTTTAACTCGGTTTTCGCCTTCCCTCAAGAACGGGCAATCTTTGTCAAAGAACGGGCATCCGGTATGTACACTCTTTCTTCCTATTTCATGTCGAGAATCATCGGTGACTTGCCCATGGACCTCATTCTCCCCATAGTTTTCCTCTCTGTGACCTACTGGATGACTGGCCTAAAGCATGAATTCGAATCTTTTCTGCTAACCCTTTTGGTTCTTCTGGGATACGTGCTTGTTTCTCAGGGCCTTGGCCTCGCTTTAGGAGCCATTATCATGGACGCTAAACAAGCTTCAACCATTGTCACTGTCACAATGCTAGCGTTTGTTCTCTCAGGAGGGTATTACGTTCACAAAATGCCCTCATGTATGGCTTGGACCAAGTACATTTCGACCACTTTTTACGCCTATCGGCTGCTGATCAACGTTCAATATGGCGACGGGAAGAACATTTCATCTCGTTTGGGATGCTCGTTACGCCATGGATCAAAAGGCGGGGGCATCGAAAATGTGAATTGCAAGTTTGTTGAAGAGGATATCATGGGGCAAATTAGCCCTGTGGTGAGTGTTGGAgtgttgttttttatgtttgtggGATATAGATTACTGGCTTACCTTGCGTTGAGGCGACTTTGA
- the LOC123228975 gene encoding ABC transporter G family member 25-like isoform X2, producing the protein MESKAKGISIRRMINHGLASSDQRSTANIQERTILNGITGMVSPGEILAVLGPSGGGKSTLLNVLAGRLQGHGFTGTILANNKKPLKHISKRTGFVTQDDVLYPHLTVRETLIFCSLLRLPKTLTKQEKTSIAESVITELGLTKCQNTIIGNSFIRGVSGGERKRVSIAHEMLINPSLLILDEPTSGLDATAAHRLVSTLTSLAQRGKTIITSMHQPSSRVFQMFNSVLVLSEGRCLYFGKASEAMGYFASVGYSPSFPVNPADFLLDLANGVSHVDGMTERDKPNVKLSLVNSYNNLLAPKVRELCMEAINIQSKEANFIGSGHSSSIDRHGKNNNYTLGGVSNWLNQFSILLQRSLKERKHESFDALRVFQVISASLLAGMMWWHSHYLEIQDRLGLFFFISIFWGVLPSFNSVFAFPQERAIFVKERASGMYTLSSYFMSRIIGDLPMDLILPIVFLSVTYWMTGLKHEFESFLLTLLVLLGYVLVSQGLGLALGAIIMDAKQASTIVTVTMLAFVLSGGYYVHKMPSCMAWTKYISTTFYAYRLLINVQYGDGKNISSRLGCSLRHGSKGGGIENVNCKFVEEDIMGQISPVVSVGVLFFMFVGYRLLAYLALRRL; encoded by the exons ATGGAGAGCAAAGCGAAAGGAATCAGCATCAGACGCATGATTAACCATGGACTGGCATCGTCTGATCAAAGATCAACGGCCAACATTCAAGAGAGAACAATTTTAAACGGAATCACAGGTATGGTTTCCCCGGGGGAAATCCTGGCCGTTCTTGGCCCTTCCGGCGGTGGAAAATCAACGCTTCTGAATGTACTAGCCGGGAGACTCCAAGGACACGGCTTCACCGGAACAATACTGGCCAATAACAAAAAACCACTCAAACACATCTCAAAACGCACCGGATTTGTCACTCAAGACGACGTCCTTTACCCTCACCTGACGGTCCGAGAAACCCTAATCTTCTGCTCTCTCCTCCGTCTCCCAAAAACACtaacaaaacaagaaaaaacatCAATAGCCGAGTCAGTCATCACCGAGTTAGGCTTAACGAAATGCCAAAACACTATAATCGGAAACAGTTTTATACGGGGCGTGTCCGGCGGAGAAAGAAAGCGAGTAAGTATCGCTCACGAGATGTTAATAAACCCTAGCTTACTCATTCTCGACGAACCGACGTCGGGTTTGGACGCGACGGCTGCCCACCGGCTGGTGTCGACGCTGACGTCGCTGGCACAGAGAGGGAAAACGATAATAACCTCCATGCATCAACCGTCGAGCCGAGTTTTTCAGATGTTTAATTCAGTGCTGGTGCTGAGCGAAGGGAGGTGTCTGTATTTTGGTAAAGCTAGTGAGGCTATGGGATATTTTGCTTCGGTTGGATACTCGCCGTCTTTTCCAGTGAATCCCGCTGATTTTCTCCTTGATCTTGCTAATG GTGTGTCTCATGTTGATGGAATGACCGAAAGAGATAAGCCAAATGTGAAGCTCTCTCTGGTTAATTCCTACAATAATTTATTGGCACCAAAGGTGAGAGAACTATGCATGGAAGCTATAAATATTCAATCTAAAGAAGCAAATTTCATAGGCAGCGGCCATTCTTCATCCATTGATCGACATGGGAAGAATAATAATTACACGTTGGGTGGCGTTTCAAATTGGCTGAATCAATTCTCCATTCTCCTCCAAAGAAGCCTGAAAGAACGTAAACATGAATCCTTCGACGCTCTACGTGTGTTCCAAGTAATCTCAGCTTCGCTATTAGCAGGAATGATGTGGTGGCACTCTCACTACCTTGAAATTCAAGATCGCCTCggtctcttcttcttcatttccaTCTTTTGGGGAGTTTTGCCTTCGTTTAACTCGGTTTTCGCCTTCCCTCAAGAACGGGCAATCTTTGTCAAAGAACGGGCATCCGGTATGTACACTCTTTCTTCCTATTTCATGTCGAGAATCATCGGTGACTTGCCCATGGACCTCATTCTCCCCATAGTTTTCCTCTCTGTGACCTACTGGATGACTGGCCTAAAGCATGAATTCGAATCTTTTCTGCTAACCCTTTTGGTTCTTCTGGGATACGTGCTTGTTTCTCAGGGCCTTGGCCTCGCTTTAGGAGCCATTATCATGGACGCTAAACAAGCTTCAACCATTGTCACTGTCACAATGCTAGCGTTTGTTCTCTCAGGAGGGTATTACGTTCACAAAATGCCCTCATGTATGGCTTGGACCAAGTACATTTCGACCACTTTTTACGCCTATCGGCTGCTGATCAACGTTCAATATGGCGACGGGAAGAACATTTCATCTCGTTTGGGATGCTCGTTACGCCATGGATCAAAAGGCGGGGGCATCGAAAATGTGAATTGCAAGTTTGTTGAAGAGGATATCATGGGGCAAATTAGCCCTGTGGTGAGTGTTGGAgtgttgttttttatgtttgtggGATATAGATTACTGGCTTACCTTGCGTTGAGGCGACTTTGA